In a genomic window of Curtobacterium flaccumfaciens pv. betae:
- a CDS encoding DUF4129 domain-containing protein, translated as MAAGSGPGATERLRVTAVDPDEARRLLERELERSAYDGARPTWWDRASRSFLDWLGSLRADGIDSPAAARTALVIAIVVLVAVVVLVVVARGLPRRRARAGDGDTGGVFDADDLRSARELLEAAQAAVRRADWSAAVLDGFRAIARGLGERDLVPDVPGATARTIAARGAVPFPASAGALDAAATAFDAVRYLGGEADEAAALRVLDTERSVRQARPARAEGPAVPA; from the coding sequence GTGGCAGCCGGGTCCGGGCCAGGCGCCACCGAACGGCTCCGCGTGACGGCGGTCGACCCGGACGAGGCGCGGCGCCTGCTCGAGCGTGAACTCGAGCGGTCCGCCTACGACGGTGCCCGGCCGACGTGGTGGGACCGTGCCTCGCGCTCCTTCCTCGACTGGCTCGGGTCGCTCCGCGCCGACGGCATCGACTCCCCCGCTGCGGCCCGCACGGCGCTGGTGATCGCGATCGTGGTCCTCGTCGCGGTCGTCGTGCTCGTCGTCGTCGCCCGCGGACTCCCCCGCCGGCGCGCCCGGGCCGGTGACGGTGACACCGGCGGGGTGTTCGACGCCGACGACCTGCGCTCCGCCCGGGAACTCCTCGAAGCGGCACAGGCCGCGGTCCGTCGCGCCGACTGGTCAGCAGCGGTGCTCGACGGGTTCCGCGCGATCGCCAGGGGCCTCGGCGAGCGCGACCTGGTGCCCGACGTGCCCGGAGCCACCGCGCGGACGATCGCCGCACGGGGCGCCGTTCCGTTCCCCGCGTCGGCCGGTGCACTCGACGCGGCAGCGACCGCGTTCGACGCGGTCCGGTACCTCGGTGGTGAGGCCGACGAGGCCGCGGCCCTCCGCGTGCTCGACACCGAGCGCTCCGTCCGGCAGGCCCGCCCCGCCCGCGCCGAGGGACCGGCGGTACCGGCATGA
- the mtrA gene encoding MtrAB system response regulator MtrA, translated as MTPRILVVDDDQALSEMIGIVLRSEGYEPEFSADGNDAVDAFHATKPDLVLLDVMLPGIDGIEVCKRIRAESGTPIIMLTAKSDTADVVLGLENGADDYVVKPFNPKELVARIRTRLRPSASDATVLHVGDVTVDVAGHEVRRGDTVIALTPLEFDLLRALAEKPNQVFTREMLLEQVWGYHYKADTRLVNVHVQRLRAKIEHDPDNPKTVTTVRGVGYRAGGA; from the coding sequence ATGACACCGCGCATCCTCGTCGTCGACGACGACCAGGCCCTCTCCGAGATGATCGGCATCGTGCTCCGCTCCGAGGGGTACGAACCCGAGTTCAGCGCCGACGGCAACGACGCCGTCGACGCGTTCCACGCCACCAAGCCGGACCTCGTCCTGCTCGACGTCATGCTGCCCGGCATCGACGGCATCGAGGTGTGCAAGCGCATCCGTGCCGAGAGCGGCACGCCGATCATCATGCTCACCGCGAAGAGCGACACCGCCGACGTCGTCCTCGGGCTCGAGAACGGTGCCGATGACTACGTCGTGAAGCCCTTCAACCCGAAGGAGCTCGTCGCCCGCATCCGGACCCGCCTGCGGCCGAGCGCGTCCGACGCCACCGTGCTGCACGTCGGCGACGTCACGGTCGACGTCGCCGGGCACGAGGTGCGCCGCGGCGACACCGTGATCGCGCTCACGCCGCTCGAGTTCGACCTGCTCCGGGCGCTCGCCGAGAAGCCGAACCAGGTGTTCACCCGCGAGATGCTGCTCGAGCAGGTCTGGGGCTACCACTACAAGGCGGACACCCGCCTGGTGAACGTGCACGTGCAGCGGCTTCGCGCGAAGATCGAGCACGACCCGGACAACCCGAAGACCGTCACCACGGTCCGCGGCGTCGGGTACCGCGCCGGAGGAGCCTGA
- a CDS encoding glycerophosphoryl diester phosphodiesterase membrane domain-containing protein — protein sequence MIPLRPLGLGDVLAGAFTVFRRNARVLLLWSVLLSGVLGLLSTLASTFGQQALQSRMFSALDGGSGADSVVAGTLTLTALLSVVLPFLAYLGRGFLVAPVAADTGQRVLGRRATFRGLWALLAGRRWSVVAWMLVQIGAGVVLAILAGLVFFGVFAAMGAADSGTGWFVLALVLFVLGIGVVVVWLATRFVLTVPTIALEGRPVFTAAAQSWRLTRGAFWRTFGILLLVQLMFGFAASIASIPLTIGAVLIGGTFDPLGQTGGTSGAGTGAVIAIVVGSLLAIAVQCITDVLSASITTFLAIDRRIRTEALDQRIASHLDSGQPTDPFAPSEPVARPPWPPQQQWGGQQWQAQQWPGQQQSWQPAQQQPWQPGQQQQPWQPGPQQQQQPWQPGPGQAPPNGSA from the coding sequence GTGATCCCCCTGCGCCCGCTCGGCCTCGGTGACGTCCTGGCCGGCGCGTTCACGGTCTTCCGCCGGAACGCCCGCGTGCTGCTGCTCTGGAGCGTGCTGCTGAGCGGCGTGCTCGGCCTGCTCTCGACGCTGGCCAGCACCTTCGGGCAGCAAGCGCTGCAGTCGCGGATGTTCTCGGCCCTCGACGGCGGCAGCGGTGCCGACTCGGTGGTCGCGGGCACGCTGACGCTCACGGCACTGCTCTCGGTCGTGCTGCCGTTCCTCGCCTACCTCGGTCGCGGGTTCCTGGTGGCGCCGGTCGCCGCGGACACCGGGCAGCGGGTGCTCGGCCGTCGAGCCACGTTCCGGGGGCTGTGGGCGCTGCTCGCCGGCCGCCGGTGGTCCGTCGTCGCGTGGATGCTCGTGCAGATCGGGGCCGGCGTGGTCCTCGCGATCCTGGCCGGGCTCGTGTTCTTCGGGGTGTTCGCAGCCATGGGTGCCGCCGACTCCGGCACCGGGTGGTTCGTGCTGGCGCTCGTGCTGTTCGTGCTCGGGATCGGTGTCGTCGTCGTGTGGCTCGCCACGCGCTTCGTGCTCACCGTCCCGACCATCGCGCTCGAGGGCCGGCCGGTCTTCACCGCTGCCGCCCAGTCGTGGCGCCTGACCCGCGGGGCCTTCTGGCGGACCTTCGGCATCCTGCTGCTCGTGCAGCTCATGTTCGGGTTCGCCGCGTCCATCGCGTCGATCCCGCTCACCATCGGCGCCGTGCTCATCGGGGGCACCTTCGACCCCCTCGGGCAGACGGGCGGCACGTCGGGTGCCGGTACCGGTGCGGTCATCGCCATCGTCGTCGGGAGCCTGCTCGCGATCGCGGTGCAGTGCATCACCGACGTGCTGAGCGCGTCGATCACCACGTTCCTCGCCATCGACCGGCGGATCCGCACCGAGGCGCTCGACCAGCGGATCGCGTCGCACCTCGACTCGGGGCAGCCGACCGACCCGTTCGCGCCGTCCGAGCCCGTCGCACGCCCGCCGTGGCCGCCGCAGCAGCAGTGGGGTGGCCAGCAGTGGCAGGCGCAGCAGTGGCCGGGGCAGCAGCAGTCCTGGCAGCCCGCGCAGCAGCAGCCGTGGCAGCCCGGTCAGCAGCAACAGCCGTGGCAGCCGGGCCCGCAGCAACAGCAGCAGCCGTGGCAGCCGGGTCCGGGCCAGGCGCCACCGAACGGCTCCGCGTGA
- the mtrB gene encoding MtrAB system histidine kinase MtrB yields the protein MPPSTRPSGSARRSGRAGGAGGATVSIGVVDRSRRRMRRWLRRAWRPIAYLWRRSLMFRSVAITVMTTGLAVGIIGTAVMVSISTNVYSQRRDQIESESARATIVAQGIFDAATAGEDNNQSELETLQNEARQAILSNTTSPGGTSIAIERSPDQSTAQTLQTIASQGFPDAVITDALRKEVAQNTGRLSLQPVELDDDGRRVPGLAVGSTLQIPSAGQYELYLVYDLSDAQQTLDFVSQTLSIGGVALMVLIALVTSLVVRLVVVPIRGAAETSRKIAAGRLDERIPVRGQDDLATLARSFNGMAEAVSRQITQLAELSRVQQRFVSDVSHELRTPLTTIRLAGDMLYDSRHAFEPSVGRSAELLHTQVERFEMLLADLLEISRYDAQAVQLDTAPVVPASLAADIVDEFRPLAERAGVELQLATPGGHTTMRLDAKRVRRILRNLVGNAIEHGDAKPVQVVVDSDARTVAIAVRDQGVGMPPEDAARVFDRFWRADPSRKRTIGGTGLGLAISLGDAKLHGGRIDVWSRPGEGSTFVLTLPRNEQGTTATSAIPLPELDESYDGPRAVREES from the coding sequence GTGCCGCCCTCGACGCGCCCGTCGGGCTCGGCACGCCGCTCGGGCCGCGCCGGCGGGGCCGGCGGCGCCACCGTCTCGATCGGCGTCGTCGACCGCAGCCGTCGCCGGATGCGGCGCTGGCTCCGACGCGCCTGGCGTCCGATCGCGTACCTGTGGCGGCGCTCGCTCATGTTCCGCTCGGTCGCCATCACCGTGATGACGACGGGACTCGCGGTGGGGATCATCGGCACCGCGGTCATGGTGAGCATCTCGACGAACGTCTACTCGCAGCGCCGCGACCAGATCGAGTCCGAGTCGGCACGGGCCACCATCGTCGCCCAGGGGATCTTCGACGCGGCGACCGCGGGTGAGGACAACAACCAGTCCGAGCTCGAGACGCTGCAGAACGAGGCGCGGCAGGCGATCCTGTCGAACACGACGAGTCCGGGTGGCACGAGCATCGCGATCGAGCGGAGCCCGGACCAGTCCACGGCGCAGACGCTGCAGACCATCGCCAGCCAGGGCTTCCCGGACGCGGTGATCACCGATGCCCTGCGCAAGGAGGTCGCGCAGAACACCGGGCGGCTGAGCCTGCAGCCCGTCGAACTCGACGACGACGGGCGCCGGGTGCCGGGCCTCGCCGTCGGGTCCACGCTGCAGATCCCGAGCGCCGGCCAGTACGAGCTCTACCTGGTCTACGACCTCTCCGACGCGCAGCAGACCCTGGACTTCGTCTCCCAGACGCTCTCGATCGGCGGTGTGGCGCTCATGGTGCTCATCGCCCTGGTCACGTCGCTCGTCGTCCGGCTCGTCGTCGTGCCGATCCGCGGTGCCGCCGAGACGAGCCGGAAGATCGCCGCGGGGCGCCTCGACGAACGCATCCCGGTGCGCGGGCAGGACGACCTGGCGACCCTGGCGCGGAGCTTCAACGGGATGGCCGAGGCGGTCAGCCGCCAGATCACCCAGCTCGCCGAGCTCTCCCGCGTGCAGCAGCGGTTCGTGTCCGACGTGTCGCACGAGCTCCGCACCCCGCTCACCACGATCCGGCTCGCCGGCGACATGCTCTACGACTCCCGGCACGCGTTCGAACCATCGGTCGGCCGGTCCGCCGAGCTCCTGCACACCCAGGTGGAGCGCTTCGAGATGCTCCTCGCCGACCTGCTCGAGATCTCGCGGTACGACGCCCAGGCGGTGCAGCTCGACACCGCACCCGTCGTGCCGGCGTCCCTCGCCGCGGACATCGTCGACGAGTTCCGTCCGCTCGCCGAACGCGCCGGCGTCGAGCTGCAGCTCGCGACCCCCGGCGGCCACACCACGATGCGGCTCGACGCCAAGCGGGTCCGCCGGATCCTGCGCAACCTCGTCGGCAACGCCATCGAGCACGGTGACGCGAAGCCCGTGCAGGTCGTCGTCGACAGCGACGCTCGCACCGTCGCCATCGCCGTCCGCGACCAGGGCGTCGGCATGCCACCGGAGGACGCCGCTCGGGTGTTCGACCGCTTCTGGCGGGCCGACCCGAGCCGGAAGCGCACCATCGGAGGCACCGGGCTCGGCCTGGCGATCAGCCTCGGCGACGCGAAGCTCCACGGCGGGCGCATCGACGTGTGGTCCCGACCGGGCGAGGGCTCGACCTTCGTGCTCACCCTGCCGCGCAACGAGCAGGGCACCACCGCCACCTCGGCGATCCCGCTGCCCGAGCTCGACGAGTCGTACGACGGCCCCCGCGCCGTGCGAGAGGAGTCCTGA
- the hpf gene encoding ribosome hibernation-promoting factor, HPF/YfiA family: protein MDVTITGRNVGVTDRFRTYVEQKSEKIDVLADRALAFEVRISRHHEKSSGSQGEDRVELTLIGPGPLVRAESAASDKYAAFDLAFARIMERLRRARDRRKVHHGRHRPTSVAEAAGSGFDGMGVVPADGKLIEDVATGAVPVVDEETAEDENEVYSPVVIRHKVFEAAPMTVDDALYYMELVGHDFYLFLDAETRRPSVVYRRKGWDYGVIGIDEVPAGQAPAAVDADADAERAAAIA from the coding sequence ATGGACGTGACGATCACGGGCCGGAACGTCGGGGTCACCGACCGTTTCCGCACCTACGTCGAACAGAAGTCCGAGAAGATCGACGTGCTCGCCGACCGCGCCCTCGCCTTCGAGGTGCGCATCAGCCGCCACCACGAGAAGTCGAGCGGCAGCCAGGGCGAGGACCGCGTGGAGCTCACGCTGATCGGACCGGGGCCGCTCGTACGGGCCGAGTCCGCGGCGTCGGACAAGTACGCCGCCTTCGACCTCGCCTTCGCGCGGATCATGGAACGCCTCCGTCGGGCGCGTGACCGCCGCAAGGTGCACCACGGCCGGCACCGCCCCACCTCGGTCGCCGAGGCCGCCGGCAGCGGCTTCGACGGCATGGGTGTCGTCCCGGCCGACGGCAAGCTCATCGAGGACGTCGCGACCGGTGCCGTCCCGGTCGTCGACGAGGAGACCGCCGAGGACGAGAACGAGGTCTACAGCCCGGTCGTCATCCGGCACAAGGTCTTCGAGGCCGCCCCGATGACGGTCGACGACGCCCTGTACTACATGGAGCTCGTCGGGCACGACTTCTACCTGTTCCTCGACGCCGAGACCCGCCGTCCGAGTGTCGTGTACCGACGCAAGGGCTGGGACTACGGCGTGATCGGCATCGACGAGGTGCCGGCCGGCCAGGCGCCGGCCGCGGTCGACGCGGACGCCGACGCGGAGCGCGCAGCCGCGATCGCCTGA
- the secA gene encoding preprotein translocase subunit SecA, with the protein MANVLEKVLRIGEGRTLRRLKAYASAINDLEDDFSSLTDEELHDETKELRERYANGETLDDLLPEAFAAVREAAKRTLGMRHFDVQLMGGAALHLGNIAEMKTGEGKTLVATTAAYLNAIPSRGVHVITVNDYLASYQSEIMGRVFRALGMTTGCIIANQSPAERREQYAADITYGTNNEFGFDYLRDNMAWQASDMVQRGHFFAVVDEVDSILIDEARTPLIISGPSSGEANRWFTEFASIAKRLTPGEDYEVDEKKRTVGVLEPGIEKVEDYLGIENLYESANTPLISFLNNSIKAVALFKKDKDYVVMNGEVLIVDEHTGRILMGRRYNEGIHQAIEAKEGVEVKAENQTLATVTLQNYFRLYQKLSGMTGTAETEAAEFMSTYKLGVVPIPTNKPMQRIDQTDLVYKNEKAKFEQVAEDIAERHEKGQPVLVGTTSVEKSEYLSKLLAKQGVKHEVLNAKNHAREAAIVAQAGRFGAVTVATNMAGRGTDIMLGGNAEFLAVQEMHVKGLSPTETPDEYEAEWDDVFARVKAEVEEEGDKVRAVGGLYVLGTERHESRRIDNQLRGRSGRQGDPGESRFYLSLTDDLMRLFNSGAAESLMGRSNVPDDLAIENKLVGRAIRSAQAQVEGRNAEIRKNVLKYDDVLNRQREAIYSDRRHILEGDDLHDRAQSFLKAVIDDVIDSHTGEGSPDDWDLDAMWTELGTLYPISISIDEVITEAGSKGKASRDFLAREILSDAKLAYQQREELLGDEAMRELERRVVLSVIDRRWRDHLYEMDYLKDGIGLRAMAQRDPLVEYQREGYALFQTMMGQIREESVGYLFNLEVQVQSDGENAVIEAKGLGEDEVSGLEYSAPSIDGEVEVRDEKGRLEQAATARAQRAQAEAEAAAEPEQGSAFGNAATASGQAAASNRAERRQAAKKN; encoded by the coding sequence GTGGCAAACGTGCTGGAGAAGGTCCTCCGCATCGGCGAAGGACGAACCCTCCGTCGGCTGAAGGCGTACGCCTCGGCCATCAACGACCTCGAGGACGACTTCTCGAGCCTCACCGACGAGGAACTCCACGACGAGACCAAGGAGCTGCGCGAGCGGTACGCCAACGGCGAGACCCTCGACGACCTCCTGCCCGAGGCGTTCGCCGCCGTGCGTGAAGCCGCGAAGCGGACCCTCGGCATGCGGCACTTCGACGTGCAGCTCATGGGTGGCGCGGCACTGCACCTCGGCAACATCGCCGAGATGAAGACCGGTGAGGGCAAGACCCTCGTCGCGACGACCGCCGCGTACCTCAACGCGATCCCGTCGCGCGGCGTGCACGTCATCACGGTCAACGACTACCTGGCGTCGTACCAGTCCGAGATCATGGGCCGCGTCTTCCGCGCGCTCGGCATGACCACCGGCTGCATCATCGCGAACCAGAGCCCGGCCGAGCGCCGCGAGCAGTACGCCGCCGACATCACGTACGGCACGAACAACGAGTTCGGCTTCGACTACCTGCGCGACAACATGGCGTGGCAGGCCTCCGACATGGTGCAGCGCGGCCACTTCTTCGCCGTGGTGGACGAGGTCGACTCGATCCTCATCGACGAGGCCCGCACGCCGCTCATCATCTCCGGTCCGTCCTCGGGCGAGGCCAACCGCTGGTTCACCGAGTTTGCCTCGATCGCCAAGCGCCTCACCCCGGGCGAGGACTACGAGGTCGACGAGAAGAAGCGCACCGTCGGTGTCCTCGAGCCCGGCATCGAGAAGGTCGAGGACTACCTCGGCATCGAGAACCTGTACGAGTCGGCGAACACCCCGCTCATCTCGTTCCTGAACAACTCCATCAAGGCCGTCGCCCTGTTCAAGAAGGACAAGGACTACGTCGTGATGAACGGCGAGGTGCTCATCGTCGACGAGCACACCGGCCGCATCCTGATGGGCCGCCGCTACAACGAGGGCATCCACCAGGCGATCGAGGCGAAGGAAGGCGTCGAGGTCAAGGCCGAGAACCAGACCCTCGCCACCGTCACGCTGCAGAACTACTTCCGCCTCTACCAGAAGCTCTCCGGCATGACCGGCACCGCCGAGACCGAGGCGGCCGAGTTCATGTCGACCTACAAGCTCGGCGTCGTCCCCATCCCGACGAACAAGCCGATGCAGCGCATCGACCAGACGGACCTCGTCTACAAGAACGAGAAGGCGAAGTTCGAGCAGGTCGCCGAGGATATCGCGGAGCGCCACGAGAAGGGCCAGCCCGTCCTCGTCGGCACCACGAGCGTCGAGAAGTCCGAGTACCTGTCGAAGCTCCTCGCCAAGCAGGGCGTCAAGCACGAGGTCCTCAACGCCAAGAACCACGCCCGTGAAGCCGCGATCGTCGCCCAGGCCGGTCGCTTCGGCGCCGTGACCGTCGCGACGAACATGGCCGGTCGTGGTACCGACATCATGCTCGGTGGCAACGCGGAGTTCCTCGCCGTGCAGGAGATGCACGTCAAGGGCCTGTCGCCGACCGAGACCCCGGACGAGTACGAGGCCGAGTGGGACGACGTGTTCGCCCGCGTCAAGGCCGAGGTCGAGGAAGAGGGCGACAAGGTCCGCGCCGTCGGCGGCCTGTACGTGCTCGGTACCGAGCGCCACGAGTCGCGCCGCATCGACAACCAGCTGCGTGGTCGTTCCGGCCGTCAGGGTGACCCGGGCGAGAGCCGCTTCTACCTGTCGCTGACCGACGACCTTATGCGCCTGTTCAACTCCGGTGCCGCCGAGAGCCTCATGGGCCGCTCGAACGTGCCGGACGACCTGGCGATCGAGAACAAGCTCGTCGGCCGTGCGATCCGGTCCGCCCAGGCGCAGGTCGAGGGCCGCAACGCCGAGATCCGCAAGAACGTCCTGAAGTACGACGACGTCCTGAACCGCCAGCGCGAGGCGATCTACAGCGACCGCCGCCACATCCTCGAGGGCGACGACCTGCACGACCGTGCGCAGTCGTTCCTCAAGGCCGTCATCGACGACGTGATCGACAGCCACACCGGCGAAGGCTCCCCGGACGACTGGGACCTCGACGCCATGTGGACCGAGCTCGGCACGCTCTACCCGATCTCGATCTCCATCGACGAGGTCATCACCGAGGCCGGCTCGAAGGGCAAGGCGTCGCGTGACTTCCTGGCCCGCGAGATCCTCTCGGACGCCAAGCTGGCCTACCAGCAGCGTGAGGAGCTCCTCGGCGACGAGGCGATGCGTGAGCTCGAGCGTCGCGTGGTGCTCTCGGTGATCGACCGCCGCTGGCGCGACCACCTGTACGAGATGGACTACCTGAAGGACGGCATCGGCCTCCGCGCGATGGCGCAGCGCGACCCGCTGGTCGAGTACCAGCGCGAGGGCTACGCCCTGTTCCAGACGATGATGGGGCAGATCCGCGAAGAGTCCGTCGGCTACCTGTTCAACCTCGAGGTCCAGGTGCAGTCCGACGGCGAGAACGCGGTGATCGAGGCCAAGGGTCTCGGCGAGGACGAGGTCTCCGGCCTCGAGTACTCGGCGCCGTCGATCGACGGCGAGGTCGAGGTCCGCGACGAGAAGGGTCGCCTCGAGCAGGCGGCGACCGCTCGTGCGCAGCGCGCCCAGGCCGAGGCCGAAGCGGCCGCCGAACCGGAGCAGGGCTCCGCGTTCGGCAACGCGGCCACGGCCTCCGGCCAGGCCGCGGCGAGCAACCGCGCCGAGCGTCGCCAGGCGGCCAAGAAGAACTAG
- a CDS encoding GerMN domain-containing protein → MRHRIRHVLAVVLAAVSLLAVTACAAIPTDGAVRTGQTIKDESLSGVDFRPDKPITGSDQTAILRGFIAAATGAQDNYAIARQFLAADFAQQWNPRQGVTIRDGSGTVERADDSELTYTMTASATVDSEGEYTQAVRPTSSTLTFQFVREDGEWRIAYAPDGIILSPVSFESVFQPHALYFYDPTYRFLVPDQRWFLARSSTSTRIASALLAGPADWLKGAVVSSFPEGTQLSLNAVTIDSGTALVDLSSDALRASTVDKVRMREQLSKSLASVATISSVSMTIEGATLSVPDSGGADAQQNPDVDPRPLVDEDGVVGYAASGTGKVSELGSGVGAAIAGLDPTSIALSASGTTAAVGNRDGVVVVRGKDRLRVDARDDLIAPAVDDLGFVWAGQQSDTRHITAYGLGGDPHQVRTTLPRGDLVSFQVSRDSTRALALIQTSDGPGLYVMAIIRGSDRSPTSFGAPVRVQAASGTAVDATWVSDTDVASVGQTPTGPNIVRTTIGGKSSTLPKPDGRATAISGGSGGALLLRMSSGNVLQSTGGGWDTTGVTADVLGVQR, encoded by the coding sequence ATGCGCCACCGGATCCGCCACGTCCTCGCCGTCGTGCTCGCCGCGGTCAGCCTGCTCGCGGTCACCGCCTGCGCGGCCATCCCGACCGACGGCGCCGTGCGCACCGGGCAGACGATCAAGGACGAGTCGCTCTCGGGCGTCGACTTCCGGCCGGACAAGCCGATCACCGGGTCCGACCAGACGGCGATCCTCCGCGGGTTCATCGCCGCCGCGACCGGTGCCCAGGACAACTACGCGATCGCCCGGCAGTTCCTGGCCGCCGACTTCGCCCAGCAGTGGAACCCGCGGCAGGGCGTCACGATCCGCGACGGCAGCGGCACCGTCGAGCGCGCCGACGACAGCGAACTCACCTACACGATGACGGCCAGTGCCACGGTCGACTCCGAGGGGGAGTACACCCAGGCCGTCCGCCCGACCTCGTCGACGCTGACGTTCCAGTTCGTCCGCGAGGACGGCGAGTGGCGCATCGCCTACGCCCCGGACGGCATCATCCTGTCGCCGGTCAGCTTCGAGTCGGTGTTCCAGCCGCACGCGCTGTACTTCTACGACCCGACCTACCGCTTCCTCGTGCCCGACCAGCGCTGGTTCCTCGCCCGCTCCTCCACGAGCACCCGCATCGCCAGCGCCCTGCTCGCGGGGCCCGCCGACTGGCTGAAGGGCGCCGTCGTCTCGTCGTTCCCGGAGGGCACCCAGCTGTCCCTCAACGCGGTGACGATCGACAGCGGCACCGCCCTGGTCGACCTGTCGAGCGACGCCCTGCGCGCGAGCACCGTCGACAAGGTCCGGATGCGGGAACAGCTCAGCAAGTCCCTCGCCTCGGTCGCCACCATCTCGTCGGTCTCGATGACGATCGAGGGCGCGACGCTGTCGGTGCCGGACTCCGGGGGAGCGGACGCCCAGCAGAACCCCGACGTCGACCCCCGACCCCTGGTCGACGAGGACGGCGTCGTCGGCTACGCCGCCTCGGGCACCGGCAAGGTCTCCGAGCTCGGCAGCGGCGTCGGGGCCGCGATCGCCGGCCTCGACCCGACCTCGATCGCCCTGTCGGCGTCCGGCACCACGGCCGCCGTCGGCAACCGGGACGGCGTCGTCGTCGTGCGCGGCAAGGACCGCCTGCGCGTCGATGCCCGCGACGACCTCATCGCCCCCGCCGTCGACGACCTCGGCTTCGTCTGGGCGGGGCAGCAGTCCGACACCCGTCACATCACCGCGTACGGCCTCGGCGGCGACCCCCACCAGGTGCGCACCACCCTGCCGCGCGGCGACCTCGTGTCGTTCCAGGTGTCCCGCGACTCGACCAGGGCGCTCGCGCTCATCCAGACCTCGGACGGCCCCGGCCTGTACGTGATGGCGATCATCCGCGGTTCCGACCGGTCACCGACCTCGTTCGGCGCCCCGGTCCGGGTGCAGGCCGCCAGCGGCACCGCGGTCGACGCCACGTGGGTGAGCGACACCGACGTCGCCTCGGTCGGGCAGACCCCCACCGGTCCGAACATCGTCCGCACCACCATCGGCGGCAAGTCGAGCACCCTGCCGAAGCCCGACGGGCGCGCCACCGCGATCAGCGGCGGCAGCGGTGGCGCGCTGCTGCTCCGGATGTCGAGCGGCAACGTCCTGCAGTCCACCGGGGGTGGCTGGGACACGACGGGCGTCACCGCCGACGTGCTCGGCGTCCAGCGCTGA
- a CDS encoding ComF family protein gives MSPDDAPTPWCDALLAVLGLVLPVTCLGCGRPDRALCPPCGAALAARPRRVRLVAGVRLDAAFEYEGLVRTLVLELKLRGRVDVARPLGVRFGALVRAALAAAPDGTVVLRVPPSRAGARRRGFDPVVLLLARGGVRHTGRLVRTPAGRRRSGPGQKERSAVERVAATVGTLRASGVDGRDVVLVDDVVTTGVTMAEGVRAVRAAGGRVVRCVAVASVDD, from the coding sequence ATGTCCCCTGATGACGCCCCCACCCCCTGGTGCGATGCCCTGCTCGCCGTGCTCGGGCTCGTCCTGCCCGTCACCTGCCTGGGCTGCGGCCGCCCGGACCGCGCGCTCTGCCCACCGTGCGGCGCGGCGCTCGCAGCACGGCCCCGGCGGGTCCGGCTGGTCGCCGGCGTCCGGCTCGACGCCGCCTTCGAGTACGAGGGGCTGGTCCGCACCCTGGTCCTCGAACTCAAGCTCCGGGGCCGGGTCGACGTCGCCCGACCGCTCGGCGTCCGCTTCGGTGCACTCGTCCGTGCGGCGCTCGCCGCGGCCCCGGACGGCACCGTGGTGCTCCGGGTGCCGCCGTCCCGGGCGGGCGCCCGACGGCGTGGGTTCGACCCGGTGGTGCTGCTGCTCGCCCGTGGTGGTGTCCGGCACACGGGGCGCCTCGTCCGCACCCCTGCCGGACGACGGCGATCCGGACCGGGGCAGAAGGAGCGGTCGGCGGTGGAACGCGTCGCCGCGACCGTCGGGACCCTGCGTGCGTCCGGCGTCGACGGCCGCGACGTCGTGCTCGTCGACGACGTCGTCACCACGGGAGTGACGATGGCTGAGGGCGTCCGTGCCGTGCGCGCTGCGGGCGGGCGGGTGGTGCGCTGTGTCGCCGTGGCGAGCGTCGACGACTGA